GGGAAACCATGATAAACAAGAAGATTTTCTTGCCAAGCCGTCCGGCAATCGCCGGACCGCAAAGTTTTCAGAATCAGCGTTCACGTATAGGAATTTCAAACTTGCCGCAAAAGAGCGCAAAATCGTGGGTAGGAGCCGAACCCCTGTTCGGCGATGCATCTGGTGTTTAGAATCGCCGCATGGGGATGCGGTTCGTCCGGAATCGCCGCATGGGGATGCGGCTCCTACGTTTATCAAATACAGTTGCCGCTTTTGGCGGCCTAATTGATTTGCGCCTTTGCCTGTGCCCGAGCGCCGGCCAGGGCGAGAGAATATTTTTTGGTTGCAGATCCCGCCTTGGAGACATGAACAAAGAATGGAAAATATTCGGCGTGCTGACGGCCGGTTTCCTGGCGGCCTTTTTTCTGCCGGTTTCTTCCGTCCGTTTTCAGGGAGCGGTTCTGGAATCCCTGCGGCTGGTGAAATGGTATGCCCAGGAACATGTTCTGCTTTGCCTGGTTCCGGCGTTTTTTATCGCCGGCGCCATCGGCGTCTTTGTCAGCCAGAACACGGTGATGCGTTATTTCGGGCCGAAGGCGAACAAACTGCTGTCCTACGGCGTGGCTTCGGTTTCGGGCACGATTCTGGCGGTTTGTTCCTGCACTGTTCTCCCTCTCTTCGGCGGCATTTATATGCGCGGCGCGGGGCTGGGCCCGGCGATCGCCTTTCTTTATTCCGGCCCGGCCATTAATGTCTTGGCCATTGTGCTGACGGCGCGCGTGCTTGGTTTCCAGATCGGCCTGGCGCGCGCGATCGGCGCGATTGTTTTCAGCGTGGTGATCGGCGCGTTGATGCATTTTTTCTTTCTTAAAGAGGAACGCGACAAGGCGGCAAAAGCGCAGGACGTGTTTATGGGGGATGACGAAACTGGCGGCCGGCCGTTATGGCAGATAGCACTTTATTTTCTGGCCATGGTCGGAATACTGGTTTTTGCCAACTGGGGGCAGCCGCTTGAGACAACCGGTATATGGGTTATGGTTTTCAAGGCAAAATGGACGATCGCGTCCGGGTTTGGAGTCATGCTGGCTTTCTGTCTGTGGCGCTTTTTTGATCTGGCGATGTGGTGCGTGGCCGCCGCCGCTTTTCCGGCGGTGGTTTTGGGACTGATGTTTCCGGGTCATCCTGTTGCGGCATTTACCGCCGGCTCGGCCGGGCTGGCCGTGCTTGTTTTTTATGGCGGAGCGGAACTGAAAGATTGGGGAAATCAGACCTGGGGGTTTGCCAAACAGATTGTTCCCCTGCTGTTTGCCGGCGTGCTGGCGGCCGGATTTTTTCTGGGCAGTCCGGGCTCCGATGACGCTGGCATTATCCCGAACCGTTGGATCCAGGCGCTGGTCGGCGATGATCCGGACGTTTTCTATAACGTTGTTGGCGGCATTGGTTCCGCGCCCCGTTGGTTCGGCATGATCTGGCCGGTTTGGACCAATTTTTTCGCATCAATAGTGGGTGCGCTCATGTATTTCGCCACCTTGACCGAAGTTCCGATTGTGCGCGGATTAATGGATAGCGGCATGGGGCAGGGGCCGGCTTTGGCGCTTTTGCTGGCCGGCCCGGCGTTGTCACTGCCCAATATGCTGGTGATCAATTCAATCATAGGACCGAAGAAGACGTTAACGTATGTGGCGCTTGTCGTTGTCATGGCGACGATCAGCGGTGTTGTTTTTGGCGCGGTTATGCGATGAAAAAAACAGAAAGGAAAAAACTGGAATGAAAAAAATACAGATTCTCGGCGCCGGTTGTCCGAAGTGCAGGAAGCTCGCGGAGAACGCCGAGGCGGCCGCAAAAAAACTTGGCATTGAGTATGAAATAGAGAAAGTGACCGACATCAACGCGATCATGAAATTCGGCGTCATGATGACCCCCGCCCTGGCCGTGGATGGCCAGGTTAAGAGCGCCGGCAAGGTCTTGACGCCGGAGCAAGTGGCCGAGATGTTGAAGTGAGACCCGAATATTGCACGAATTTCGTGCAATAACGTGGTTAACCCCGCGTGAGACAAAAGCTTTCGTATCCAGAGGAGGATGAAAATTAACCATGAAATATATCAGGAGTATAGCCATTGTTGCCGCGCTGATTGTCGCGGCGGGGGCGGTCATTGCGATCAAGCAAAGCAAAAAACCGGTCGCGGCGTCCGTGCCGCCCGTGGAAACAGCCGGTATTAACGAGACGGCTTTGCAATCCTTTGCGTCGACTGAATCGCCGGCCCCGCCAGCCGGCGCCGTTCAAACATTGCC
The nucleotide sequence above comes from Kiritimatiellia bacterium. Encoded proteins:
- a CDS encoding permease; translation: MNKEWKIFGVLTAGFLAAFFLPVSSVRFQGAVLESLRLVKWYAQEHVLLCLVPAFFIAGAIGVFVSQNTVMRYFGPKANKLLSYGVASVSGTILAVCSCTVLPLFGGIYMRGAGLGPAIAFLYSGPAINVLAIVLTARVLGFQIGLARAIGAIVFSVVIGALMHFFFLKEERDKAAKAQDVFMGDDETGGRPLWQIALYFLAMVGILVFANWGQPLETTGIWVMVFKAKWTIASGFGVMLAFCLWRFFDLAMWCVAAAAFPAVVLGLMFPGHPVAAFTAGSAGLAVLVFYGGAELKDWGNQTWGFAKQIVPLLFAGVLAAGFFLGSPGSDDAGIIPNRWIQALVGDDPDVFYNVVGGIGSAPRWFGMIWPVWTNFFASIVGALMYFATLTEVPIVRGLMDSGMGQGPALALLLAGPALSLPNMLVINSIIGPKKTLTYVALVVVMATISGVVFGAVMR
- a CDS encoding thioredoxin family protein, with the protein product MKKIQILGAGCPKCRKLAENAEAAAKKLGIEYEIEKVTDINAIMKFGVMMTPALAVDGQVKSAGKVLTPEQVAEMLK